One genomic segment of Parus major isolate Abel chromosome 23, Parus_major1.1, whole genome shotgun sequence includes these proteins:
- the SRSF10 gene encoding serine/arginine-rich splicing factor 10 isoform X3: MVAKIKGVIPDVSYRITVFLLSVITLTLPTFEDVRDAEDALHNLDRKWICGRQIEIQFAQGDRKTPNQMKAKEGRNLYSSSRYDDYDRYRRSRSRSYERRRSRSRSFDYSYRRSYSPRNSRPTGRPRRSRSHSDNDRFKHRNRSFSRSKSNSRSRSKSQPKKEMKAKSRSRSASHTKSRGTSKTDTKTHYKSSSRYEKESRKKEPARSKSQSRSHSRSRSKSRSRSWTSPKSSGH, translated from the exons ATGGTGGCCAAGATTAAAGGAGTCATACCTGATGTATCCTACAGAattacagtttttcttctgtctgtcaT TACCTTAACACTGCCCACATTTGAAGATGTCCGTGATGCAGAAGATGCTCTCCATAATTTGGATCGAAAGTGGATTTGTGGTCGGCAAATAGAAATCCAGTTTGCACAGGGGGACCGCAAGA CACCAAACCAAATGAAAGCCAAGGAGGGGAGAAACCTGTACAGTTCTTCTCGTTACGATGACTATGACAGATACAGGCGGTCTCGGAGTCGCAGTTACGAGCGCAGACGGTCGAGGAGTCGCTCCTTTGATTACAGCTATAGAAGATCCTATAGTCCCAGAAA CAGTAGACCTACTGGAAGACCTCGTCGTAGCAGAAGCCATTCGGACAATGATAG GTTCAAACACCGCAATCGATCTTTTTCAAGATCTAAGTCCAATTCAAGATCACGATCCAAGTCACAGCCCAAGAAAGAAATGAAGGCTAAATCACGGTCTAGGTCTGCATCTCACACCAAATCTAGAGGCACCTCTAAAACAGATACTAAAACACACTATAAGTCCAGCTCAAGATATGAGAAGGAGTCGAGAAAAAAAGAACCAGCTAGATCCAAATCACAGTCAAGATCACATTCTAGGTCTAGGTCAAAATCCAGATCGAGGTCTTGGACTAGTCCCAAGTCCAGTGGCCACTAA
- the LOC107214266 gene encoding fatty acid-binding protein, liver, protein MDNYPRSGTHNKHNIPTLKHPGVQGEPSLCPTMAFAGTWQIYSQENLEPFLKALGLPDDTIKMAKDIKPIVEIQQKGNDFVVTSKTPNKSVTNSFTLGKEADITTMDGRKLKCTVNLVNGKLVSKSDKFSHEQEVKGNEMVETITYGGVTLVRRGKKV, encoded by the exons ATGGACAATTACCCGAGGTCAGGAACCCACAACAAACACAACATCCCAACCCTCAAG CATCCCGGTGTGCAGGGAGAGCCCTCGCTGTGTCCCACCATGGCATTCGCTGGCACCTGGCAGATCTACTCCCAGGAGAACCTGGAGCCTTTCCTCAAAGCTCTGG GGTTGCCAGATGACACTATCAAAATGGCCAAAGATATTAAGCCTATTGTTGAAATCCAACAAAAAGGCAATGACTTTGTTGTGACATCCAAAACACCCAACAAATCTGTAACCAACTCGTTCACACTTGGCAAAGAGGCTGACATCACCACCATGGATGGCAGAAAGCTGAAG TGCACTGTGAACTTGGTGAACGGGAAGCTGGTGTCCAAATCAGATAAATTCTCTCATGAGCAGGAAgttaaaggaaatgaaatggtGGAG ACTATAACATATGGTGGAGTAACACTTGTCAGAAGAGGCAAGAAAGTCTAA
- the SRSF10 gene encoding serine/arginine-rich splicing factor 10 isoform X2, which produces MSRYLRPPNTSLFVRNVADDTRSEDLRREFGRYGPIVDVYVPLDFYTRRPRGFAYVQFEDVRDAEDALHNLDRKWICGRQIEIQFAQGDRKTPNQMKAKEGRNLYSSSRYDDYDRYRRSRSRSYERRRSRSRSFDYSYRRSYSPRNRPTGRPRRSRSHSDNDRFKHRNRSFSRSKSNSRSRSKSQPKKEMKAKSRSRSASHTKSRGTSKTDTKTHYKSSSRYEKESRKKEPARSKSQSRSHSRSRSKSRSRSWTSPKSSGH; this is translated from the exons ATGTCCCGCTACCTGCGGCCGCCCAACACCTCGCTCTTCGTGCGGAACGTGGCCGACGACACCCG GTCCGAGGATTTGCGCCGGGAGTTTGGTCGTTATGGGCCTATAGTTGATGTTTACGTTCCACTTGACTTCTACACTCGTCGTCCCAGAGGATTTGCCTATGTTCA ATTTGAAGATGTCCGTGATGCAGAAGATGCTCTCCATAATTTGGATCGAAAGTGGATTTGTGGTCGGCAAATAGAAATCCAGTTTGCACAGGGGGACCGCAAGA CACCAAACCAAATGAAAGCCAAGGAGGGGAGAAACCTGTACAGTTCTTCTCGTTACGATGACTATGACAGATACAGGCGGTCTCGGAGTCGCAGTTACGAGCGCAGACGGTCGAGGAGTCGCTCCTTTGATTACAGCTATAGAAGATCCTATAGTCCCAGAAA TAGACCTACTGGAAGACCTCGTCGTAGCAGAAGCCATTCGGACAATGATAG GTTCAAACACCGCAATCGATCTTTTTCAAGATCTAAGTCCAATTCAAGATCACGATCCAAGTCACAGCCCAAGAAAGAAATGAAGGCTAAATCACGGTCTAGGTCTGCATCTCACACCAAATCTAGAGGCACCTCTAAAACAGATACTAAAACACACTATAAGTCCAGCTCAAGATATGAGAAGGAGTCGAGAAAAAAAGAACCAGCTAGATCCAAATCACAGTCAAGATCACATTCTAGGTCTAGGTCAAAATCCAGATCGAGGTCTTGGACTAGTCCCAAGTCCAGTGGCCACTAA
- the SRSF10 gene encoding serine/arginine-rich splicing factor 10 isoform X6: MSRYLRPPNTSLFVRNVADDTRSEDLRREFGRYGPIVDVYVPLDFYTRRPRGFAYVQFEDVRDAEDALHNLDRKWICGRQIEIQFAQGDRKTPNQMKAKEGRNLYSSSRYDDYDRYRRSRSRSYERRRSRSRSFDYSYRRSYSPRNRPTGRPRRSRSHSDNDRGRTKL, from the exons ATGTCCCGCTACCTGCGGCCGCCCAACACCTCGCTCTTCGTGCGGAACGTGGCCGACGACACCCG GTCCGAGGATTTGCGCCGGGAGTTTGGTCGTTATGGGCCTATAGTTGATGTTTACGTTCCACTTGACTTCTACACTCGTCGTCCCAGAGGATTTGCCTATGTTCA ATTTGAAGATGTCCGTGATGCAGAAGATGCTCTCCATAATTTGGATCGAAAGTGGATTTGTGGTCGGCAAATAGAAATCCAGTTTGCACAGGGGGACCGCAAGA CACCAAACCAAATGAAAGCCAAGGAGGGGAGAAACCTGTACAGTTCTTCTCGTTACGATGACTATGACAGATACAGGCGGTCTCGGAGTCGCAGTTACGAGCGCAGACGGTCGAGGAGTCGCTCCTTTGATTACAGCTATAGAAGATCCTATAGTCCCAGAAA TAGACCTACTGGAAGACCTCGTCGTAGCAGAAGCCATTCGGACAATGATAG
- the SRSF10 gene encoding serine/arginine-rich splicing factor 10 isoform X1, protein MSRYLRPPNTSLFVRNVADDTRSEDLRREFGRYGPIVDVYVPLDFYTRRPRGFAYVQFEDVRDAEDALHNLDRKWICGRQIEIQFAQGDRKTPNQMKAKEGRNLYSSSRYDDYDRYRRSRSRSYERRRSRSRSFDYSYRRSYSPRNSRPTGRPRRSRSHSDNDRFKHRNRSFSRSKSNSRSRSKSQPKKEMKAKSRSRSASHTKSRGTSKTDTKTHYKSSSRYEKESRKKEPARSKSQSRSHSRSRSKSRSRSWTSPKSSGH, encoded by the exons ATGTCCCGCTACCTGCGGCCGCCCAACACCTCGCTCTTCGTGCGGAACGTGGCCGACGACACCCG GTCCGAGGATTTGCGCCGGGAGTTTGGTCGTTATGGGCCTATAGTTGATGTTTACGTTCCACTTGACTTCTACACTCGTCGTCCCAGAGGATTTGCCTATGTTCA ATTTGAAGATGTCCGTGATGCAGAAGATGCTCTCCATAATTTGGATCGAAAGTGGATTTGTGGTCGGCAAATAGAAATCCAGTTTGCACAGGGGGACCGCAAGA CACCAAACCAAATGAAAGCCAAGGAGGGGAGAAACCTGTACAGTTCTTCTCGTTACGATGACTATGACAGATACAGGCGGTCTCGGAGTCGCAGTTACGAGCGCAGACGGTCGAGGAGTCGCTCCTTTGATTACAGCTATAGAAGATCCTATAGTCCCAGAAA CAGTAGACCTACTGGAAGACCTCGTCGTAGCAGAAGCCATTCGGACAATGATAG GTTCAAACACCGCAATCGATCTTTTTCAAGATCTAAGTCCAATTCAAGATCACGATCCAAGTCACAGCCCAAGAAAGAAATGAAGGCTAAATCACGGTCTAGGTCTGCATCTCACACCAAATCTAGAGGCACCTCTAAAACAGATACTAAAACACACTATAAGTCCAGCTCAAGATATGAGAAGGAGTCGAGAAAAAAAGAACCAGCTAGATCCAAATCACAGTCAAGATCACATTCTAGGTCTAGGTCAAAATCCAGATCGAGGTCTTGGACTAGTCCCAAGTCCAGTGGCCACTAA
- the SRSF10 gene encoding serine/arginine-rich splicing factor 10 isoform X4, with amino-acid sequence MSRYLRPPNTSLFVRNVADDTRSEDLRREFGRYGPIVDVYVPLDFYTRRPRGFAYVQFEDVRDAEDALHNLDRKWICGRQIEIQFAQGDRKTPNQMKAKEGRNLYSSSRYDDYDRYRRSRSRSYERRRSRSRSFDYSYRRSYSPRNSRPTGRPRRSRSHSDNDRFKHRNRSFSRSKSNSRSRSKSQPKKEMKAKSRSRGRTKL; translated from the exons ATGTCCCGCTACCTGCGGCCGCCCAACACCTCGCTCTTCGTGCGGAACGTGGCCGACGACACCCG GTCCGAGGATTTGCGCCGGGAGTTTGGTCGTTATGGGCCTATAGTTGATGTTTACGTTCCACTTGACTTCTACACTCGTCGTCCCAGAGGATTTGCCTATGTTCA ATTTGAAGATGTCCGTGATGCAGAAGATGCTCTCCATAATTTGGATCGAAAGTGGATTTGTGGTCGGCAAATAGAAATCCAGTTTGCACAGGGGGACCGCAAGA CACCAAACCAAATGAAAGCCAAGGAGGGGAGAAACCTGTACAGTTCTTCTCGTTACGATGACTATGACAGATACAGGCGGTCTCGGAGTCGCAGTTACGAGCGCAGACGGTCGAGGAGTCGCTCCTTTGATTACAGCTATAGAAGATCCTATAGTCCCAGAAA CAGTAGACCTACTGGAAGACCTCGTCGTAGCAGAAGCCATTCGGACAATGATAG GTTCAAACACCGCAATCGATCTTTTTCAAGATCTAAGTCCAATTCAAGATCACGATCCAAGTCACAGCCCAAGAAAGAAATGAAGGCTAAATCACGGTCTAG
- the SRSF10 gene encoding serine/arginine-rich splicing factor 10 isoform X5: MSRYLRPPNTSLFVRNVADDTRSEDLRREFGRYGPIVDVYVPLDFYTRRPRGFAYVQFEDVRDAEDALHNLDRKWICGRQIEIQFAQGDRKTPNQMKAKEGRNLYSSSRYDDYDRYRRSRSRSYERRRSRSRSFDYSYRRSYSPRNSRPTGRPRRSRSHSDNDRGRTKL, from the exons ATGTCCCGCTACCTGCGGCCGCCCAACACCTCGCTCTTCGTGCGGAACGTGGCCGACGACACCCG GTCCGAGGATTTGCGCCGGGAGTTTGGTCGTTATGGGCCTATAGTTGATGTTTACGTTCCACTTGACTTCTACACTCGTCGTCCCAGAGGATTTGCCTATGTTCA ATTTGAAGATGTCCGTGATGCAGAAGATGCTCTCCATAATTTGGATCGAAAGTGGATTTGTGGTCGGCAAATAGAAATCCAGTTTGCACAGGGGGACCGCAAGA CACCAAACCAAATGAAAGCCAAGGAGGGGAGAAACCTGTACAGTTCTTCTCGTTACGATGACTATGACAGATACAGGCGGTCTCGGAGTCGCAGTTACGAGCGCAGACGGTCGAGGAGTCGCTCCTTTGATTACAGCTATAGAAGATCCTATAGTCCCAGAAA CAGTAGACCTACTGGAAGACCTCGTCGTAGCAGAAGCCATTCGGACAATGATAG